Proteins encoded within one genomic window of Pristis pectinata isolate sPriPec2 chromosome 5, sPriPec2.1.pri, whole genome shotgun sequence:
- the c5h6orf62 gene encoding uncharacterized protein C6orf62 homolog, producing the protein MGDPHSRKNQTLNRLRAQLRKKKESLADQFDFKMYIAFVFKDKKKKSALFEVAEVVPVMTNNYEENILKGVRESSYSLDSSIELLQKDVVQLHAPRYQSMRRDVIGCTQEMDFILWPRNDIEKMVCLLFSKWKGTDGEPFRPVQAKFEFHHGDYEKQFLHLLSRKDKAGLIVNNPTQSIFLFINRQHLQTPKTKAIIFKLCSVCLYLPQDQLTHWGVGTIEDHLRPYMPD; encoded by the exons ATGGGTGACCCACACTCTCGGAAGAACCAGACTTTAAATCGACTGCGTGCTCAACTtagaaagaagaaagaatctCTGGCAGATCAGTTTGATTTCAAGATGTACATTGCCTTTGTATtcaaagataag AAGAAAAAGTCGGCACTATTCGAAGTGGCTGAAGTGGTACCAGTTATGACCAATAACTATGAAGAAAATATCCTCAAAGGTGTACGGGAGTCCAGTTACTCCCTGGATAGTTCCATTGAGCTGCTGCAGAAGGATGTAGTGCAGCTTCACGCACCCCGCTACCAATCCATGCGCAGG GATGTAATTGGCTGTACACAGGAGATGGACTTTATCCTTTGGCCACGGAATGATATAGAGAAGATGGTCTGTCTCCTGTTCTCCAAGTGGAAGGGTACAGATGGTGAGCCTTTCAGGCCTGTTCAG GCCAAGTTTGAGTTTCATCATGGCGATTATGAGAAACAGTTTCTGCACTTACTTAGCCGGAAGGATAAGGCAGGACTCATCGTAAACAACCCTACCCAGTCCATCTTTCTGTTCATTAATCGTCAGCACTTGCAG actCCAAAAACCAAGGCCATAATTTTCAAGTTATGCAGTGTCTGTCTTTACCTGCCACAGGATCAGCTCACCCACTGGGGAGTTGGAACCATTGAGGACCACCTCCGTCCCTACATGCCAGATTAG
- the gmnn gene encoding geminin, with protein MTTNMKHRFDADNPTPPIKNFTSGVASNVSLRRTLQVIQPVATSNQLVGRINESHKQSPKRKYWNDDQPKSCKKSRTQIPQDDAECNNENLGTDGMTKEAYQLLVKPNPSSLYWKELAEERRKALFQALQENERLHKEIELKDEDILKLQKENQDLMELAEHVQYMADMIEKLTGQSADEFMLESEQEAEEVHGSEELEPELQQEAKEMHGPEELKFESQQEAESKLTAQAVEDESDDCSWRESEED; from the exons ATGACCACAAATATGAAACACAGATTTGATGCTGATAACCCTACACCACCCATAAAG AATTTCACCAGTGGAGTTGCAAGTAATGTGTCACTGAGACGAACGTTACAAGTAATTCAACCTGTTGCTACTTCAAATCAACTTGTTGGCAGGATAAATGAG TCCCACAAGCAGTCTCCTAAAAGAAAGTACTGGAATGATGATCAACCAAAGAGCTGCAAGAAATCACGCACACAGATCCCTCAAGATGATGCAGAATGCAATAATGAGAACTTGGGAACTGATGGTATGACAAAAGAAGCTTACCAACTTCTTGTTAAGC CAAATCCTAGTTCTCTGTACTGGAAGGAGCTGGCAGAAGAGCGGAGGAAAGCCCTCTTCCAGGCTTTGCAAGAAAATGAGAGA TTACACAAAGAAATTGAACTTAAAGATGAAGACATTTTGAAGTTGCAGAAAGAGAACCAAGATTTAATGGAGTTAGCAGAACATGTACAGTACATGGCTGATATGATTGAG AAATTAACTGGACAGAGTGCTGATGAATTCATGCTGGAATCAGAACAGGAAGCTGAGGAAGTGCACGGTTCTGAAGAGTTGGAGCCTGAGTTGCAACAGGAAGCCAAGGAAATGCATGGCCCTGAAGAGTTGAAGTTTGAGTCGCAACAGGAAGCAGAGTCCAAGCTGACTGCACAAGCTGTGGAAGATGAATCTGATGATTGTTCCTGGAGGGAGTCTGAGGAAGATTAG